The Calypte anna isolate BGI_N300 chromosome 3, bCalAnn1_v1.p, whole genome shotgun sequence genome segment AACACCTGTTACAGTTTAGAAAGCTATGGCCTGTGCAgtttaattgtatttatttagaaaacatCAAGTGACAACAAGAACTAAAGGTGCTTCCAGTTCTAgctacaagaaaataattaaccTGCAGAACCTGCCAGAAAATTGCAACTCCTTTAGGTGTTCagttcaaaaaataaaattgctattttaaaagttaattacaGAAGAAGATACTTAGCCACCCCAGATATCAATAAACAGAACCCCCCTAATTTCACTATATTCCATAAGTGTTACTTTATGATGCATACCAATTCAGTTTAGACTTACCATATGAGAGATTTCCCAAGAATACAGATCGTTTATTGTCATGCTAAAGAGAACAAGAGACACAAGACAGTAAGATattcttagagaaaaaaaaaattaaaaaaaacacagaacagaaaagggaTTTTCTATCACACATTCCTTACCGAGCTGTTTTTTGATGCAATGTCAACTCTGATGTGAAATCCACGAGCGATTTCTGTTCCATTTCTTTTGTAGCCAAAagcaaagagttaaaaaaaattaagcattaaataattaacattttattctGATTTGACCAAAAGAGGCAGCTGAAACTTAATCTGTAAATCTACATCTTCAAcagggaatgaaaaacaaaaactgagaCTTACTCATTTAGAGCCTTAATAGCATCACATTCTTGCTTGAACACAACATAAGCATTAACAAACTTTGCATTAGGGTGCACCTGATGCCTGGAACATGAAAGAGACACATGTTGGTTAAACAATTGTGATAAGTGTGCAGTGCACAAGCACTTCTTGTTAAACACATTTATGCCTCCTCTTATTAAGTGCACAGTAGTAACTTTATTTCTCTGACAGGTCAAGCTCCTAAAGTCCAAAGGAGTCTCACTGTTCACCTTACACAGCTTGTGTATGCACCCTgacccagcttcctcagctcATACACATCCCCAAAAGAAGTAAAAACTATGAACACCTTCCCCCTTCCTTAAATACAAGGAAAGCAGTCTAAGATAATGAATTATGACAGGCACTTAATTCTTCTTCAGTTGTCAAGAAAACTTATAGACACACACAGCTAAttagaaaagccaaagaaactccaaaaaaaaaaaatacagccaaaCATGTAACAACCAACACTTAAAACTGCTTCTgccttgaaaaataaagcatggCATTCAGAAGAGGAACTTACTTTATTGCTGCTACCTTTTTGGATACAGTATCCTCTGCTGGAATCTTTAAGACAAAAAGAGCTTTAGTTAAGTGAGCTTAGTGTCAATTGATCTCCAATACTTGTTCTAGACAAAAAGGAATACAAAGAGGGACCATTCCTGCACTAAACAATACAGCCAGTACAGTGAACAATGGAAGTGGCTATTCCTAGAGGTGGTCCAGAAAGACCTCAGAATCAGACAGTTCATTTTGACTTCATGGTAGGTTTTGTGAATTGCAAGACTGTTATCTTTAACTACAGAGCACAGTGCTTTACAATCCATGTGTCTGCTGCCAGGATTTAAAAGCAGCTAATTAATACTCCAGGCAATAACAAAGGAATTCTTTTTTCATAGAAATTACAGCTCTAATACAATCAACTGCTGCTACTGAAAGAGTAAAATGTGATGCAAAGTAAGATGCACGTTGTGTAAAATCTCCAACGCTTCTTCTCGTGCCAAAAAATACCCACCCAAACCCACTAGTGGACTGATGAAGATAAAAGCCTTGTGAAAAGCCCTTTCACACCAAACACTAATTTTGTCACATAGCATTACAGAGGAAGTAACATACCAAAGACCGGAATCGAATGGATTTTATTTGTCCATactctttaaaaagagatttcagTTCCTAAACAGAAGAGAGTACAAATACTCAATGCCTGTTTGCATCCTGGTAATAACAATAACTCTTGaatatttcttaataaaaaattgGCTTTCACACTGTTCTCATTTTACTTACACAACACCTGTGAGGGGGCTACTGAAAATAGACAAGTAACTTGTAACTGTTTCTCTTGTGGCAACTTCTTAATTCTATAGAATGCCAAAACTGAACTCATACCCCTTGCTATGGAAGCAAAGATAACTTCAATAGATTTATGCAACAATCTGAAGTAGACCAACTTTGTCATTCTTATTTATTAAGTCATTTTTCCTTGAAGAAAGAAACTAACCAATTCTACTGATGAAACAGCAACTGCATCCACTGCTGCAAAAAGCCTGACTCCATCCAGCAAAACTGGAGAGATCCCCTTTAATGGAGTCTGATGATCAGTGGTATTACCCACTTTACCAAATCAGCAATTTTAGACACAAATATGTGCTGGCTTCTCAGCTGGACACAAGCCCTCCAACTAAGGACTGCTGCAACTGTTTTCATTCCTTAAGCTGACGGAATCCACTCCCATACCTGAACAGTACAGCTGACAGGCAAGTTCCCAACAAACACTGTTCTTCTGTGTACTGCTTCATCAGCCACCTTCTTCTCCTTGTGTTGTTTTACAGTAGTGCCTGTATCTGAATTAACACTTCTGGTGATGGCCtgagaagccttttttttttgcttcactttGTTTTGAGAAAGTTTTTGCTCCTCCTCTTCGTCTGCCTTCTCCAAACCACTCTCTCTTATAAGAAAAAGATAAGCAAATCATaactgatggggaaaaaaaagaaccccagaGTTTTGGAGGTCAAAGAACTGAAGCATCCAAAATAACTGGGTTTGTTTGTACTTTCAGTTATGAAATTCAACATAAAATTTCAaacattattttgcatttaatgcattaaaaaaaaaacaaaacaaaacaaacacctgACTACACCATAACATGGAAAAACATTTGCTGTCCCCAGGACATTGTACTCACTATTTAGTATGAATAATAAAGAATGATctgagaaggaaataatttgataTCCTCTAAAATtgaaaggggggggagggaaatcaTCCTTGCACATTAAAACTATGGAGAAATTTAAATCTTTCCAGTACCCAGGTCATTCAGAACAAACAATCCTTTGGGTAAGTGCACAAATAAATCTATCAGAACTGCCATAAAAGCACAAATAACAAAACAGGCCTGAGGAAGCCTCAGGAAGTGCACTGACAAACAGCAAGTGGGTTTCATGGGCATGGAAGATGCAACAACACAGAGCCACAGGACAAGCTTCCAGCTACAATTAAACAAACTTCATTATCCCAACTCTACTTTACAGAGGGCAACTACCCGCCTGCACTGACAGCACCTTGGCTCAGCCAGAAAGAGAACTGAGGGGGTAACAGAGGAGGAGTTctgtgtcacagcagaggacaAGCATGGTGGGGATCACTAAATCTGTCCAACCACTTGGTGCTGGAACAgtctctgctcctctgggtCAAACCAGCTGCAGTTAGGAAGCAGCAAACTGTGCTGGTCTAAATCTTCTACAACCTGTAGACCTGTTAGTTGTCTGTCAGAGGATCTACACTTACTGCACTTCACAGACTTAGAACTTCAAGAAGCTGGAAGTGTTTACAAGCTTGTGGGGAAAACTAcaaaaaatgtagttttctaGACCTTAGGGGTTTTTATCTTACTGTAAGGAGGTAGCATCCACTCACCTGTTTGCCagttctttctctgcttttgaaacctctttctttctggtttttttagcttttatagGAGGGTCTTGTGTGACAGATGAGCTCTGATCTTCTGAcactttctctccttcttctgaatgctttctcttcttactctcctttaaaaaaaaaacaaataaacaaacaaaaaaacccaacaagacAACCAAATTaacttgaaaaacaaacttcCAAACCCGTCCTATCgttatttttatattgtcaTTTATCTGGAAAGccactgcctgcagcacagggacCGCACGACGCGGTGCTTCCCACAGCCCCACCTGCCCAAATCACCGCTACACCCACCCCTGTCACGATACCTGCAGCATGGCCGCGGGGACAGCACATCGCGACAGGCCGCCGGCGGCCCCTCGCTCCTACCATTCCCctctcagctccttccccttcaCCCTCCCAGCGAGCCGAgtccctcccaccccccttttTCAGGCGCGGGCCGAAGGGGCTCCGCTCCCACCGCCCCCCCCAACACCCCAGGGAGCCGCGGCCCGGTCCTCACCGGCGCCACGGCCACCAGCACGGGGGGGTCTGCGGCAGCGCTGAAGAGGCGCGCAAGAGGCGCGGAGAGTTCCTCGCTCGCCCCCAGGCTGCGCAGCACCTGCCCCACCACATAGGGCTCCGTCCCATCCTGTTCCTCCCGGATCGTCCCCGCCGGGCCCCTCCGCCGTCCCCCGCTCCCCTTCATGGCGCTCCGCAGCCTGAGGTAAACGAACTCCCGCTGCGTCACTTCCGGCCGCTTCCCGCTTCCGAGGGTGATGGGGGAGAGCGGGGATGGGGgagcgggagggggggggtgggttgTGTGGttgtttgtgtggggtttttttctgtgttttttgtgtCTTCTTGAGGTGTTTCTGCTTGTCTGACAGTGATTATACTCGGAGCTCGTCAGGCCAGCCCTAGGGGACTGTGTTCGGTTTTGGTCCCCGCTGtaggaggagaggcagaggcgGGGACGGGCTCAGGTGAGGGTCGGGAGGAGCTGCCCTGGGAAAACTGAGCTGGGTCAGCTTTgggaaggctcaggggagaccccaGTGCTGTGGACATAAAGGGTGGCTACCAAGAAGACAAGGAATCACCCGGAAAAGACGTGGGGTAATGGGGATGGGTGATCGCTGGGGAGATCCCCGAAAAAATTTCACCATAGGAACAGTTCAACATTGGAATAATCACGGAATTGTcatgattggaaaagacctcgaAGATCATTATGTCCAATCATCAATATAACCCTTCTCCCCAGTAAAATAAAGTATGTATcagcatgccctgaagtgcctcaGCTACACTTTgtaagtatctccagggatggtgactccaccacatccctggggaacCCCATTACTCTCCCAGTAAGGAAAATCTTCCCAATCTGTAGTCTatccctggcacaacttcaggccatttcctttaGTCCAGTCACTATTTACGGgagaggccaacacccacctcactataACCTCCTGTCAGGTGGTGGATTCCCCTACATTGATCAGGATGCTGAGCCatctcatttatattttattttcacctaGAAAGGTTGGATGAGATGATCCTTTGAGGTGTGTGCAAGCTGTCCTCCTCGTCCTGGAGCACAGATTAACTGGAAAACTTCAAAAAACTGGGTCTGCACCAGTCTGCCTCGTGTTCCTGCTGGGAAACTGAAGCAGTCCATAGAAAGGGCttactgaaactttttttccagggtGGGTGACCTCACACTTCAGTTCACAGGTAGAAAGTGTCCTCCTGGTGCTCCTGAAGCCCTTTTTGTGGTAGCTCAGCTTGagagaaacctgaaaaaataaaagattggAAAATGCCAGGGGAGGAGGGATGTAAAGAGCACCCAAAACTGAGTGGTTTCCCTGAATATGTGGTCTGACATGGGCTGGGCATGCATTACAAACACAGCTGGGCCCTAAAAAGAGCACAAAGTCACAAACAGTTTTTGCTTAGGCAGTCTTAAGTTATTAGATCactagagagagagagaccaCCCCAAAGCATCACTCAGCAGTCTCCTCCTGGATCGTTTCATCTGTACCTGGCATCTTAAAACATGTAAGGATTTTTCCTGATGGAAAATCCCTGAAGCCCAGTACCTTTCAGGGATTCAAGGTCTGTAGCCTTGGGGACAGTAAAAGGAGGAACCAGCCTTACCTCTTCCCCTTAGCCTTGTTATGAGCCAGCAGAGAGAAATGCTCTGGATCCCCTTGCTGCTGCAGATACATGCATAGGACTGGATAACTGATGCAACTGAAAAAGACCCTTTCTGGTTACATTCATTCTCAAAGAGATAGTTTTCCAACGCAGGACACAGTGCAGGTGAAATCTGGTTGTCTGGTAACTCTGAAATTGTGCACACCTAATTGAGATCTCCTCTTAATCCTCCCTGTCcataatgtaattttaaatgctCAATGATGTAGTAATTAAGGCAAAGAAAATCACCAGGTGCTTTCAGGCTGAAGGAAATACAAACAGCTCTTCCATTGTAACCTTTTATGCCCTTTTTTGAATGTCCAGTGGTAGCAGCTTTGTGGGTGCCTCTGACCAACCCAAGGCAAAACAAGTCAGTGAGTAATTCAGTAATCCagctacagggaaaaaaaaaacccaaaaccaaagcattCATCTTGACTCATGCACCTCCATCCTGTGTCTGCCCTCCTGGGGGCCAGGAAACCTTAGGACCCTCAGTAATGGGGTCATCCCAAGAGAACACACAAGTTTTTAACAACTAGCAAGGTGGCTGCTGCACCACTTGTAGAGATTTTCCCAACCTCTTTTCACCCAACAGAGGAGTTTTGTAAGTGACCTGGGTGACGCAGAACAGGCTGAACCATCCAAATCCATCAGGATAATATGGGACAAGCATTCACCTGGCTGACTGCAGAGACTCCTCATTGCTGAGGCTCAACAAAGGGCACAGAACCTCCAGAACTCTGCCAGAGAGCAAACTGGAGTTCTGTGGTGACAGGAAATTTTCCCATCATGATGGAAACTACAGAGTGATAAAAGCTCAGTGGTGATTGTAAACAAGGGGAGCAATTGAGGTCTAAGCACAGTGAGCATGTCAAGCAGGCAGCACACTCATGTTTAAAGCTGTACTTTAAATATGAAACCTGAAAAGAAGCCCAGATTTGAGCCACTGGGACATGGGGCAAGACTGCGGGGCTACCAGTGTGCCAGTATAAAACATACAGAACTGATTTTTGACTCTACTCATTGAAGGGCATGAGAAGTGCAACTAAGATTAAACAATCTCTACGAAAGAATAGCTGTGATCTTATTTATGTAAAAAACTCAACTTGGAAGTGGGGGAGGTGACTGATGATCTCTCTTTTTAACAAGTAAACAGAATCCTCTTACAGAAGAAGAGTCAACTACTgtcacagcaaataaaaaatgctgGCACTAAAACTGAGAGCTTATCAAGAATTAATGGTGattaaaaagctgaatttgCTCTTGCTTTCCCAGATGTAGTTCCCAGTTACATCAATACAGTTATGCTTACTGAGACTGAAAGGAAGAGCAAAACCTTTATGACTCAAAATGCTATCCTTTCAGTAGCCCcactgaaattattaaaattactcCTGGCAGTCTTAGATCACTGGTAATGAATAGCACAATCAACCTTTCCAAAGCTTATCATAATTAGTTATTTACCACTCTCATCAGCAACCTGCTGTTTTGCAGGTGTAACTGTGTTTTGATCAGCTGAACTAGAGGCAGACATGATGTAAGCAGGTAATAACACTAAAAGTTTTATTCTAGTTTCACTTCCACTGAATCTGAACTCGAGGTAGTCAACATTAGAAGTCAGCAAGTTATCTTCAGGAGCTTCCTTCTATGCTTTCAAACTATCTGAATTAATGTGACCAcagatttcatctttttttcagccGGCGCTGCTGCCTTAATGATCTCAATGGgtcttttctgctgaaaaagaggATGAATTCCAATTAATCACTATGAGGAAAGTCAGGCTAATCTACCACTTCTAGCTTATCTTTATATGCCTATTGTGCACCATATCCAAGATTGTTTGCTAAACTGGTTCCACAGCTTGATGTGATTTTAGTGACCACACTACAGTTGCTTAATTAAACTATTAGAAAC includes the following:
- the RBM34 gene encoding RNA-binding protein 34, translating into MKGSGGRRRGPAGTIREEQDGTEPYVVGQVLRSLGASEELSAPLARLFSAAADPPVLVAVAPESKKRKHSEEGEKVSEDQSSSVTQDPPIKAKKTRKKEVSKAEKELANRESGLEKADEEEEQKLSQNKVKQKKKASQAITRSVNSDTGTTVKQHKEKKVADEAVHRRTVFVGNLPVSCTVQELKSLFKEYGQIKSIRFRSLIPAEDTVSKKVAAIKHQVHPNAKFVNAYVVFKQECDAIKALNENGTEIARGFHIRVDIASKNSSHDNKRSVFLGNLSYDISDDAVREHFSVCGEVVAVRVVRDRKTGLGKGFGYVLFENTDAVHLALKLNESLLVGRKIRVKRCGEKWKAPQQSSHQSRAPKDRADPALKAKRSSKDSFIGEKAVPLKKSAKPKRLKTLPQKTAGKNKGTSGKKSKV